In one window of Spodoptera frugiperda isolate SF20-4 chromosome 11, AGI-APGP_CSIRO_Sfru_2.0, whole genome shotgun sequence DNA:
- the LOC118274642 gene encoding protein orai-2-like isoform X4 — MREKVSEASFVTSVEEASRVDQCTQTPPCGKARPRTLQRFKVSVTDSPTISVTPPHSLEYVCTKGGTSPNGSVTPNGMVSNKSAATVLLSPGYLQGHCQCNQSIKSVSEVALTMPVSPGWNEEQPGSEGLSWRRLHMSRAKLKATATTSELLSGFAMVAMVELQINEPTNVPEWLFVMFAVCTTVLVAVHIFALMISTYLLPNIDAVSKMETPRAPASALRDSPHERMRGFIELAWAFSTVLGLFLFLVEIAILCWVKFWDYSFAAATAATVIVIPVLIVFVAFAIHFYHSLVVQKCETSGQDIEQLESMKRDLDTATVKVNMF; from the exons ATGAGAGAAAAg GTATCGGAGGCTAGCTTCGTAACGAGCGTGGAGGAAGCGAGCCGCGTGGACCAATGCACGCAGACGCCACCGTGCGGCAAGGCGCGCCCACGCACTCTGCAAAG GTTTAAGGTAAGCGTGACGGACAGCCCTACGATATCTGTGACGCCGCCGCATAGCTTAGAATACGTGTGCACTAAGGGCGGGACGAGTCCGAACGGCAGTGTCACCCCTAACGGCATGGTGTCCAACAAGTCCGCCGCCACGGTGCTGCTGAGCCCCGGGTACTTGCAAGGCCACTGTCAATGTAACCAGTCTATTAAA AGTGTAAGTGAAGTGGCTCTCACGATGCCGGTGTCTCCAGGCTGGAACGAGGAGCAGCCGGGCTCCGAAGGTCTTTCGTGGCGAAGGTTGCACATGTCCCGTGCCAAATTGAAAGCCACTGCTACCACCTCTGAACTGCTGTCAG GTTTTGCGATGGTAGCCATGGTGGAACTTCAGATAAACGAACCAACGAACGTTCCAGAATGGTTGTTCGTAATGTTCGCAGTCTGCACGACTGTGCTTGTGGCTGTGCACATATTCGCTCTCATGATATCTACGTACCTGCTGCCCAATATTGATGCGGTCAGCAAGATGGAGACGCCCAGAGCGCCGGCCAGCGCCCTCCGAGACTCGCCGCATGAAAGAATGAGGGGCTTCATCGAGCTAGCCTGGGCTTTTAGTACTGTTTTAG GTCTCTTCCTGTTCCTGGTGGAGATAGCGATCCTTTGCTGGGTGAAGTTCTGGGACTACTCGTTCGCGGCCGCCACAGCAGCCACGGTCATCGTTATACCAG TATTAATCGTCTTCGTGGCGTTCGCAATTCACTTCTATCATTCTTTGGTGGTGCAAAAATGTGAGACGTCGGGCCAAGACATCGAACAGCTAGAGAGTATGAAGAGAGACCTCGACACAGCTACGGTCAAAGTTAACATGTTTTGA
- the LOC118274642 gene encoding protein orai-2-like isoform X3, with protein MMYPENKMLEVPDNVSEASFVTSVEEASRVDQCTQTPPCGKARPRTLQRFKVSVTDSPTISVTPPHSLEYVCTKGGTSPNGSVTPNGMVSNKSAATVLLSPGYLQGHCQCNQSIKSVSEVALTMPVSPGWNEEQPGSEGLSWRRLHMSRAKLKATATTSELLSGFAMVAMVELQINEPTNVPEWLFVMFAVCTTVLVAVHIFALMISTYLLPNIDAVSKMETPRAPASALRDSPHERMRGFIELAWAFSTVLGLFLFLVEIAILCWVKFWDYSFAAATAATVIVIPVLIVFVAFAIHFYHSLVVQKCETSGQDIEQLESMKRDLDTATVKVNMF; from the exons GTATCGGAGGCTAGCTTCGTAACGAGCGTGGAGGAAGCGAGCCGCGTGGACCAATGCACGCAGACGCCACCGTGCGGCAAGGCGCGCCCACGCACTCTGCAAAG GTTTAAGGTAAGCGTGACGGACAGCCCTACGATATCTGTGACGCCGCCGCATAGCTTAGAATACGTGTGCACTAAGGGCGGGACGAGTCCGAACGGCAGTGTCACCCCTAACGGCATGGTGTCCAACAAGTCCGCCGCCACGGTGCTGCTGAGCCCCGGGTACTTGCAAGGCCACTGTCAATGTAACCAGTCTATTAAA AGTGTAAGTGAAGTGGCTCTCACGATGCCGGTGTCTCCAGGCTGGAACGAGGAGCAGCCGGGCTCCGAAGGTCTTTCGTGGCGAAGGTTGCACATGTCCCGTGCCAAATTGAAAGCCACTGCTACCACCTCTGAACTGCTGTCAG GTTTTGCGATGGTAGCCATGGTGGAACTTCAGATAAACGAACCAACGAACGTTCCAGAATGGTTGTTCGTAATGTTCGCAGTCTGCACGACTGTGCTTGTGGCTGTGCACATATTCGCTCTCATGATATCTACGTACCTGCTGCCCAATATTGATGCGGTCAGCAAGATGGAGACGCCCAGAGCGCCGGCCAGCGCCCTCCGAGACTCGCCGCATGAAAGAATGAGGGGCTTCATCGAGCTAGCCTGGGCTTTTAGTACTGTTTTAG GTCTCTTCCTGTTCCTGGTGGAGATAGCGATCCTTTGCTGGGTGAAGTTCTGGGACTACTCGTTCGCGGCCGCCACAGCAGCCACGGTCATCGTTATACCAG TATTAATCGTCTTCGTGGCGTTCGCAATTCACTTCTATCATTCTTTGGTGGTGCAAAAATGTGAGACGTCGGGCCAAGACATCGAACAGCTAGAGAGTATGAAGAGAGACCTCGACACAGCTACGGTCAAAGTTAACATGTTTTGA
- the LOC118274642 gene encoding protein orai-like isoform X2, whose protein sequence is MREKVSEASFVTSVEEASRVDQCTQTPPCGKARPRTLQRYHTCDHIFERSHRTYRLKHETRPKSLGLTESYPFIAKPPSYDYPKFKVSVTDSPTISVTPPHSLEYVCTKGGTSPNGSVTPNGMVSNKSAATVLLSPGYLQGHCQCNQSIKSVSEVALTMPVSPGWNEEQPGSEGLSWRRLHMSRAKLKATATTSELLSGFAMVAMVELQINEPTNVPEWLFVMFAVCTTVLVAVHIFALMISTYLLPNIDAVSKMETPRAPASALRDSPHERMRGFIELAWAFSTVLGLFLFLVEIAILCWVKFWDYSFAAATAATVIVIPVLIVFVAFAIHFYHSLVVQKCETSGQDIEQLESMKRDLDTATVKVNMF, encoded by the exons ATGAGAGAAAAg GTATCGGAGGCTAGCTTCGTAACGAGCGTGGAGGAAGCGAGCCGCGTGGACCAATGCACGCAGACGCCACCGTGCGGCAAGGCGCGCCCACGCACTCTGCAAAGGTACCACACATGCGACCACATCTTCGAGCGATCACACAGAACATACCGGCTCAAGCACGAAACCCGGCCCAAGAGCCTAGGTCTCACTGAATCTTACCCCTTCATAGCGAAGCCGCCGAGTTACGATTACCCAAA GTTTAAGGTAAGCGTGACGGACAGCCCTACGATATCTGTGACGCCGCCGCATAGCTTAGAATACGTGTGCACTAAGGGCGGGACGAGTCCGAACGGCAGTGTCACCCCTAACGGCATGGTGTCCAACAAGTCCGCCGCCACGGTGCTGCTGAGCCCCGGGTACTTGCAAGGCCACTGTCAATGTAACCAGTCTATTAAA AGTGTAAGTGAAGTGGCTCTCACGATGCCGGTGTCTCCAGGCTGGAACGAGGAGCAGCCGGGCTCCGAAGGTCTTTCGTGGCGAAGGTTGCACATGTCCCGTGCCAAATTGAAAGCCACTGCTACCACCTCTGAACTGCTGTCAG GTTTTGCGATGGTAGCCATGGTGGAACTTCAGATAAACGAACCAACGAACGTTCCAGAATGGTTGTTCGTAATGTTCGCAGTCTGCACGACTGTGCTTGTGGCTGTGCACATATTCGCTCTCATGATATCTACGTACCTGCTGCCCAATATTGATGCGGTCAGCAAGATGGAGACGCCCAGAGCGCCGGCCAGCGCCCTCCGAGACTCGCCGCATGAAAGAATGAGGGGCTTCATCGAGCTAGCCTGGGCTTTTAGTACTGTTTTAG GTCTCTTCCTGTTCCTGGTGGAGATAGCGATCCTTTGCTGGGTGAAGTTCTGGGACTACTCGTTCGCGGCCGCCACAGCAGCCACGGTCATCGTTATACCAG TATTAATCGTCTTCGTGGCGTTCGCAATTCACTTCTATCATTCTTTGGTGGTGCAAAAATGTGAGACGTCGGGCCAAGACATCGAACAGCTAGAGAGTATGAAGAGAGACCTCGACACAGCTACGGTCAAAGTTAACATGTTTTGA
- the LOC118275084 gene encoding uncharacterized protein LOC118275084 — protein sequence MDIYGYPGFSYNQSDELAKQMYAHQALASSIPGYNRALAEPHNMPAPTGTPWNVQGLPWGMPSPPQLVQFTGQPQLMEPKISPVIHCKRKSLDVEPVIPAKQLITEEKMAAHLNSLHISSEYTTHALSTSQDVMDVGMEPVSEKLKGHTIVLSEELKKLQEEPLLPAALIDRLEKPHMSLVVWKPRESILANIQEEKKEDEKHPQKRNGLLVTPNHQSDDVEM from the exons ATGGATATATATGGATATCCTGGTTTTTCTTATAATCAGTCGGATGAACTGGCAAAACAAATGTATGCGCATCAGGCCCTGGCTTCGTCAATACCTGGCTACAATCGGGCGTTAGCAGAGCCCCATAATATGCCTGCGCCCACAGGAACGCCATGGAACGTCCAAGGTCTGCCTTGGGGTATGCCATCACCTCCTCAGCTGGTCCAGTTTACTGGTCAACCACAACTCATGGAGCCAAAAATTAGTCCTGTGATCCATTGCAAGAGAAAAAGCCTGGACGTGGAACCAGTCAT ACCAGCAAAACAGTTGATAACTGAAGAGAAAATGGCCGCCCATCTGAACAGTCTTCACATATCATCAGAGTACACAACGCATGCCCTCTCTACATCACAGGATGTCATGGATGTTGGCATGGAGCCCGTCAGTGAGAAACTCAAAGGTCACACAATAGTCCTGTCTGAAGAACTCAAGAAGTTACAGGAAGAACCTTTATTACCAGCTGCTCTTATTGATAG ATTGGAGAAACCACACATGTCTCTAGTAGTATGGAAGCCCAGAGAGAGTATCCTAGCCAACATCCAAGAAGAGAAGAAAGAGGATGAGAAACATCCGCAGAAGAGGAACGGACTCCTCGTAACACCAAACCACCAATCGGATGACGTAGAGATGTGA
- the LOC118274642 gene encoding protein orai-like isoform X1 — MMYPENKMLEVPDNVSEASFVTSVEEASRVDQCTQTPPCGKARPRTLQRYHTCDHIFERSHRTYRLKHETRPKSLGLTESYPFIAKPPSYDYPKFKVSVTDSPTISVTPPHSLEYVCTKGGTSPNGSVTPNGMVSNKSAATVLLSPGYLQGHCQCNQSIKSVSEVALTMPVSPGWNEEQPGSEGLSWRRLHMSRAKLKATATTSELLSGFAMVAMVELQINEPTNVPEWLFVMFAVCTTVLVAVHIFALMISTYLLPNIDAVSKMETPRAPASALRDSPHERMRGFIELAWAFSTVLGLFLFLVEIAILCWVKFWDYSFAAATAATVIVIPVLIVFVAFAIHFYHSLVVQKCETSGQDIEQLESMKRDLDTATVKVNMF, encoded by the exons GTATCGGAGGCTAGCTTCGTAACGAGCGTGGAGGAAGCGAGCCGCGTGGACCAATGCACGCAGACGCCACCGTGCGGCAAGGCGCGCCCACGCACTCTGCAAAGGTACCACACATGCGACCACATCTTCGAGCGATCACACAGAACATACCGGCTCAAGCACGAAACCCGGCCCAAGAGCCTAGGTCTCACTGAATCTTACCCCTTCATAGCGAAGCCGCCGAGTTACGATTACCCAAA GTTTAAGGTAAGCGTGACGGACAGCCCTACGATATCTGTGACGCCGCCGCATAGCTTAGAATACGTGTGCACTAAGGGCGGGACGAGTCCGAACGGCAGTGTCACCCCTAACGGCATGGTGTCCAACAAGTCCGCCGCCACGGTGCTGCTGAGCCCCGGGTACTTGCAAGGCCACTGTCAATGTAACCAGTCTATTAAA AGTGTAAGTGAAGTGGCTCTCACGATGCCGGTGTCTCCAGGCTGGAACGAGGAGCAGCCGGGCTCCGAAGGTCTTTCGTGGCGAAGGTTGCACATGTCCCGTGCCAAATTGAAAGCCACTGCTACCACCTCTGAACTGCTGTCAG GTTTTGCGATGGTAGCCATGGTGGAACTTCAGATAAACGAACCAACGAACGTTCCAGAATGGTTGTTCGTAATGTTCGCAGTCTGCACGACTGTGCTTGTGGCTGTGCACATATTCGCTCTCATGATATCTACGTACCTGCTGCCCAATATTGATGCGGTCAGCAAGATGGAGACGCCCAGAGCGCCGGCCAGCGCCCTCCGAGACTCGCCGCATGAAAGAATGAGGGGCTTCATCGAGCTAGCCTGGGCTTTTAGTACTGTTTTAG GTCTCTTCCTGTTCCTGGTGGAGATAGCGATCCTTTGCTGGGTGAAGTTCTGGGACTACTCGTTCGCGGCCGCCACAGCAGCCACGGTCATCGTTATACCAG TATTAATCGTCTTCGTGGCGTTCGCAATTCACTTCTATCATTCTTTGGTGGTGCAAAAATGTGAGACGTCGGGCCAAGACATCGAACAGCTAGAGAGTATGAAGAGAGACCTCGACACAGCTACGGTCAAAGTTAACATGTTTTGA